Proteins found in one Magnolia sinica isolate HGM2019 chromosome 5, MsV1, whole genome shotgun sequence genomic segment:
- the LOC131245283 gene encoding trans-resveratrol di-O-methyltransferase-like: MEMEYIGEEAKEVLKAQSHVWNHLFNFINSMSLKCAVQLGIPDIVHSHGCPMTLSQLVATLSIAPARAAHVGRLMRLLVHSGFFAVQEINEDQGGDKEGYVLTPSSRLLLKDTATCISPFLMMMLDPVLVTPWHFLNTWFTGDDTTPFQTAHGAPIWDRMAKSPDLNDFFNEAMATDARLIIRIVVKEFSLVFQGVRSLVDVGGGTGAAAVAIANEFPHVKCTVFDLPHVVASVPKSNNIHVVGGNMFESIPSADAVFLKWILHDWSDEECMKILRRCKEAIPSKEEGGKVIIPDMVVNMNNSDCKSTETQLFFDLLMMVVAGGKERDEQEWRKIFIDAGFTHYKITPILGIRSIIEVYP; this comes from the exons atggagatggaGTACATAGGAGAAGAGGCCAAAGAGGTGTTGAAAGCCCAATCCCATGTATGGAACCATTTGTTTAACTTCATTAATTCCATGTCCCTCAAGTGTGCCGTTCAACTTGGCATACCAGACATCGTTCACAGCCATGGCTGTCCCATGACTCTCTCCCAGCTGGTGGCCACGCTTTCGATCGCTCCTGCTAGAGCGGCTCATGTGGGCCGCCTCATGCGTTTGTTGGTACACTCGGGTTTCTTCGCTGTACAAGAAATCAACGAGGATCAAGGAGGAGACAAAGAAGGTTATGTGCTCACACCTTCTTCTAGGCTCCTCTTGAAGGACACAGCTACGTGCATTTCGCCATTTTTGATGATGATGCTAGACCCAGTTCTAGTAACGCCATGGCACTTCTTGAACACTTGGTTCACAGGGGATGATACAACACCCTTCCAGACTGCACACGGAGCACCCATCTGGGACCGCATGGCCAAGAGCCCCGACCTTAACGACTTCTTTAATGAAGCCATGGCTACTGATGCTCGGCTAATCATAAGGATCGTTGTTAAAGAGTTTAGTCTAGTCTTCCAAGGTGTGCGGTCATTGGTTGATGTCGGGGGCGGCACAGGAGCTGCTGCAGTGGCCATTGCCAACGAGTTCCCACACGTGAAGTGCACCGTGTTTGATCTCCCACACGTGGTTGCAAGCGTGCCAAAGAGTAACAACATACATGTGGTTGGAGGGAACATGTTTGAATCCATCCCTTCTGCAGATGCGGTTTTCCTCaag TGGATTCTGCACGATTGGAGCGATGAAGAGTGCATGAAGATACTGAGACGGTGCAAGGAAGCGATCCCTTCAAAAGAAGAGGGAGGGAAGGTTATTATACCGGACATGGTCGTGAACATGAACAATAGCGATTGCAAGTCAACGGAGACACAGCTCTTTTTCGATCTATTAATGATGGTTGTTGCTGGCGGGAAGGAGAGAGACGAACAGGAATGGCGAAAGATCTTCATCGATGCTGGTTTCACTCACTACAAGATTACACCCATCCTTGGTATTCGGTCCATTATTGAGGTCTATCCATAA